From the genome of Spinacia oleracea cultivar Varoflay chromosome 2, BTI_SOV_V1, whole genome shotgun sequence, one region includes:
- the LOC110795021 gene encoding uncharacterized protein, protein MSSANIGDVGPGSTMAYSDQNGSNSIDHSGTSQGSTANTISGDNSDNASVFSFISDKLTSIKLNLFNSSKPHKLSREFLSLEKLGFRRAFLVLSYLGGRKLEDVASVRYIKGLVSESEKLTMGSFENLVWGRYGDGIALCAEMGPSVPGSTRQDIYFCSSFQDHPQQSVFWSLFSPCRNGVPHQVDPSLSLSFSSSITQQPPIAVPDSGGFGLTALQPGILDGPLLTVSSPLQPTHYL, encoded by the exons ATGTCCTCTGCAAATATAGGAGATGTAGGACCAGGTAGTACAATGGCTTACAGTGATCAGAATG GAAGTAATTCAATTGATCATTCGGGTACTTCTCAAG GAAGTACTGCTAATACAATAAGTGGAGACAATTCAGATAATGCGTCTGTTTTCTCTTTTATATCCG ATAAGTTAACATCgataaaattgaatttattCAACTCCTCTAAGCCACACAAACTAAGTCGTGAATTTCTTTCCTTGGAGAAATTGGGATTTCGACGAGCTTTCCTTGTTTTAAGCTATCTAGGAGG GAGGAAGCTTGAGGATGTAGCTTCTGTTCGCTATATTAAAGGTCTAGTATCTGAAAGTGAAAAACTTACTATGGGATCTTTTGAGAACCTGGTGTGGGGTCGATATGGTGATGGTATTGCTTTGTGTGCAGAGATGGGACCTAGTGTACCTGGAAGCACACGGCAG GATATATATTTTTGTTCCAGTTTCCAGGATCATCCACAGCAGTCAG TTTTCTGGTCACTTTTTTCACCTTGCCGAAATGGCGTGCCTCATCAAGTTGATCCCTCCTTGTCACTTTCATTTAG CAGTTCAATAACACAACAACCTCCAATAGCAGTTCCTGATTCAGGAGGCTTCGGCCTAACAGCTTTGCAGCCAGGTATTTTAGATGGCCCACTGTTGACTGTATCCTCCCCTCTTCAGCCAACTCATTACCTCTGA
- the LOC110795006 gene encoding ribosome biogenesis regulatory protein homolog has protein sequence MAEIENQKGFQIDLGNLFAFNPNHYFPVIPSSREELVKECLEKGTELAQAIADSLFNLPATEDVDGPIVKLPPPTTRLPRQKHLPKAQPQTKWEAFAQKKGIKKRKKDKIAYDERTGAWKRTYGYDRANDKDDIPIIDAKPTDEPGLDPFAKRKAEKKQRVENNEKNHLKNLKVASKIGALPSHVQLAATALPISGSHAAPKKLNKTELEEVAGAAATSTASIGKFDKKLPGEKPLKNKGKHRKFLPVAQGKGMGLQEKEQTDKILNKLFSKHSHESLNVNKAVRNINLQQEKQQQRNKRDKGSSSKLDPKKKSFKKSPYKGSSNKGSSNKGSSKKGSFKSKSS, from the exons atggCGGAGATTGAAAACCAGAAAGGATTTCAAATTGATTTGGGGAATCTTTTCGCTTTTAACCCTAATCACTATTTCCCTGTTATCCCATCTTCAAG GGAGGAGTTGGTGAAAGAATGCCTGGAGAAGGGAACAGAACTAGCACAAGCAATTGCAGATTCCCTCTTCAACTTGCCTGCTACTGAAGATGTTGATGGACCCATTGTCAAATTGCCTCCACCGACTACTAGACTTCCTAGGCAGAAGCAT CTCCCCAAAGCACAGCCACAAACAAAGTGGGAGGCTTTTGCACAGAAGAAGG GCATAAAGAAGCGCAAGAAAGACAAAATTGCATATGATGAAAGGACTGGTGCTTGGAAGCGCACCTACGGGTATGATCGTGCAAATGATAAAGATGATATTCCTATTATTGATGCCAAGCCAACTGATG AGCCTGGCTTGGATCCTTTTGCAAAGCGAAAAGCTGAGAAGAAGCAGCGAGTAGAGAACAATGAGAAGAATCATTTGAAGAATCTAAAGGTGGCTTCAAAGATTGGTGCCCTGCCGAG CCATGTTCAACTAGCTGCTACAGCATTGCCCATAAGTGGAAGTCATGCCGCTCCAAAGAAACTCAACAAAACTGAACTAGAGGAAGTTGCTGGTGCAGCTGCAACATCCACAGCTAGTATCGGGAAATTTGACAAAAAATTACCTGGAGAAAAGCCATTAAAAAACAAAGGGAAACATCGAAAG TTTCTACCTGTTGCACAAGGAAAGGGTATGGGTTTGCAAGAGAAAGAACAAACTGATAAGATTCTGAACAAGCTCTTCTCCAAGCATTCTCACGAGTCACTTAATGTCAACAAG GCTGTTAGAAATATCAATTTGCAGCAGGAGAAGCAGCAACAAAGGAACAAACGAGACAAGGGTTCCTCAAGTAAGTTGGATCCGAAGAAAAAATCTTTCAAGAAATCCCCATATAAAGGATCTTCAAACAAGGGATCTTCAAACAAGGGATCTTCAAAGAAGGGGTCAtttaaatcaaaatcatctTAG
- the LOC110795007 gene encoding uncharacterized protein, whose product MTADIVNPKAYPLADAQLTITIMDLVQQAANYKQLKKGANEATKTLNRGIAEFVVMAADTEPLEILLHLPLLAEDKNVPYVFVPAKSALGRACGVTRPVIACSVTSNEGSQLKSQIQQLKDAIEKLLI is encoded by the exons ATG aCGGCAGACATTGTTAACCCTAAAGCGTACCCTTTGGCTGATGCCCAGTTGACAATAACAATCATGGACCTTGTTCAGCAAGCTGCTAATTACAAGCAGCTTAAAAAGGGTGCTAATGAAG CGACAAAAACTTTGAACAGGGGTATTGCTGAGTTTGTAGTCATGGCTGCTGATACTGAGCCGTTGGAGATTCTTCTCCATCTTCCTTTGTTGGCTGAAGATAAG AATGTCCCCTATGTGTTTGTGCCTGCCAAATCAGCTCTTGGCCGTGCATGTGGTGTAACAAGACCAGTAATAGCTTGTTCAGTGACCTCCAACGAGGGAAGTCAACTGAAATCACAAATCCAACAACTCAAG GATGCAATCGAGAAGCTATTGATTTGA